In Arachis hypogaea cultivar Tifrunner chromosome 2, arahy.Tifrunner.gnm2.J5K5, whole genome shotgun sequence, a genomic segment contains:
- the LOC112730595 gene encoding probable E3 ubiquitin-protein ligase RHB1A, whose amino-acid sequence MGGCCCSARKPHLHGTPVYYYCPPALEERESLTSNDGNGTAASFTTGLLIGLNLESSIPDTYQSPPAPLPYDTVLRGPASTDSESGRETISGSSFETLVTCEDLEESDCKAQPKSAPLSPRKPEPLKSNESHALVTEEEDVCPICLEEYDAENPKTLTKCDHHFHLSCILEWMERSDSCPICDQEMIFDQPLD is encoded by the exons ATGGGAGGTTGCTGTTGTTCTGCCAGAAAACCTCATCTTCACGGAACGCCGGTGTATTACTAT TGTCCGCCAGCTTTGGAAGAGCGCGAGTCTCTAACCTCTAACGATGGTAATGGGACAGCTGCTTCATTCACCACTGGACTGCTCATCGGATTGAACTTGGAATCATCCATACCAGATACTTACCAGTCCCCTCCTGCGCCTCTACCGTATGATACTGTCCTGAGAGGTCCTGCATCAACAGATTCTGAGTCAGGTAGAGAAACCATTAGTGGTAGTAGTTTCGAAACTTTAGTTACGTGTGAAGATCTTGAAGAATCAGATTGTAAAGCTCAACCTAAATCGGCACCCTTATCTCCAAGGAAGCCGGAACCTTTAAAATCAAATGAATCTCATGCATTGGTGACAGAAGAAGAGGATGTATGTCCAATTTGTCTAGAAG AATATGATGCTGAGAATCCCAAAACACTGACGAAATGCGACCACCACTTTCACCTGTCATGCATTCTCGAGTGGATGGAAAGAAGCGACTCGTGTCCCATATGTGATCAG GAGATGATCTTTGACCAGCCACTGGATTAG